A genomic window from Sulfurimonas hongkongensis includes:
- a CDS encoding TonB-dependent receptor yields MKFKIKLSLCLVAILAASSSFAQSNYKLEKVSVSENENPRTLSQNEAFSAPETSKLAIDKLSEEEIKIANPKNIFEAINQTAGANVQFQGRKNSAIITFRGSSNIYSAAAFGVILDGALLSPMSSLRILESLSVDVVESIEVIRDASALTLGPIAGFGTPNGAPTLGFIVIKTKLPQDNGGVAKFSYESFDTKKVDLSYGGIHDKIFYLASVNGLSTNGKKDYNTAEDRGSIFLKSGYVGDEFTATISTYYSNSEKETQRATNDMSMVGASRWRYEPIENEFVSAIFEKDFGANNRTTLQLSHSKTLWSQDYDRTNPSQAPGLYFKGTQSTDSIDLRHAIKLDNTIVKVGTQAMYYDAPNGELFYEGYQRKEQIYGAFLHASHAFMDNKLIVDESLRVDKKHTDSSVERYDPNSVLADNVTKLNNQKLSIIEDKWAKASIAFSFGALYKFSNSLEASARFAYLTSGTTDDAMSADGSAMKDEKNYRYELGVKKVVNQYFNPTLNLFLYDNKNIKSPLYFGTNNDPYIVFNQIDQKRYGGEFGFDGKVDSFYYSFSYAHATADAKKNEIPKHNISALMQKKIGNYALNFSGKYLSTYESNFFTIDKKYHDVGDFISINISLDYNHKLFQNDAKLSLYSRNLLDENYMTIFGFEDQGRVIGTSYEFKF; encoded by the coding sequence GTTAGTGTAAGCGAAAATGAAAACCCTAGAACACTCTCCCAAAATGAGGCTTTTAGTGCACCTGAGACTTCAAAACTTGCCATTGACAAGCTAAGTGAAGAGGAGATAAAGATAGCCAATCCTAAAAATATATTTGAAGCTATCAACCAAACAGCAGGGGCAAATGTTCAATTCCAAGGGCGAAAAAACTCTGCAATCATAACATTTCGTGGAAGCTCAAATATCTATAGCGCAGCGGCATTTGGAGTGATTTTAGATGGTGCCCTACTCTCGCCGATGTCCTCTTTGAGAATCCTTGAATCTCTAAGCGTTGATGTTGTAGAGTCTATCGAGGTTATAAGAGATGCTAGTGCATTAACACTCGGACCTATTGCCGGTTTTGGAACTCCAAACGGTGCTCCTACTTTAGGTTTTATCGTGATAAAAACAAAACTCCCACAAGACAACGGTGGAGTTGCAAAATTTTCATACGAGAGTTTTGATACAAAGAAAGTAGATTTAAGCTATGGGGGCATTCATGATAAGATCTTTTATTTAGCAAGTGTCAACGGATTATCTACCAATGGGAAAAAAGACTACAACACCGCTGAAGATAGAGGCTCTATATTTTTAAAAAGTGGTTATGTCGGTGATGAGTTTACGGCTACTATCAGTACATACTATTCTAATTCAGAAAAAGAGACACAAAGAGCAACAAATGATATGAGCATGGTTGGTGCTTCTCGTTGGAGATATGAACCTATAGAGAATGAATTTGTCTCAGCTATCTTTGAAAAAGATTTCGGTGCCAACAACAGAACAACCCTGCAACTCTCTCACTCCAAAACTCTTTGGAGCCAAGATTATGATAGAACAAATCCATCCCAAGCGCCAGGTTTATATTTCAAAGGAACACAAAGCACAGACTCAATCGACTTAAGACATGCAATAAAACTAGACAATACAATAGTAAAAGTTGGTACTCAAGCGATGTATTATGATGCGCCAAACGGAGAACTGTTTTATGAAGGATATCAAAGAAAAGAGCAGATTTACGGTGCTTTTTTACATGCTTCTCACGCCTTTATGGATAATAAACTAATAGTTGATGAGTCACTAAGAGTTGATAAAAAACACACTGATTCATCTGTTGAGAGATATGATCCAAACTCTGTCTTGGCAGATAATGTTACAAAACTCAACAATCAAAAACTCTCTATTATAGAAGATAAGTGGGCGAAAGCTTCTATAGCTTTTTCATTTGGAGCTCTTTATAAATTTAGCAACTCTTTAGAAGCTAGTGCAAGATTTGCATATCTAACATCAGGAACTACTGATGATGCCATGAGCGCAGATGGGTCTGCTATGAAAGATGAAAAAAATTATAGATATGAGCTAGGAGTAAAAAAAGTAGTAAATCAATACTTTAATCCTACGCTAAATCTCTTCTTATATGACAATAAAAACATAAAATCGCCTCTTTATTTTGGAACAAACAATGATCCATATATAGTATTTAATCAGATAGATCAAAAAAGATATGGTGGGGAATTTGGTTTTGATGGTAAAGTAGACTCCTTTTACTACTCATTTAGCTACGCTCATGCAACGGCTGATGCAAAGAAAAACGAGATACCAAAACACAATATCTCTGCGCTTATGCAGAAAAAAATCGGGAACTATGCTCTAAATTTTTCTGGTAAATATCTAAGCACTTATGAGTCTAACTTTTTTACGATTGACAAAAAGTATCATGATGTAGGGGATTTTATCTCTATAAATATCTCTTTGGACTACAACCACAAACTATTTCAAAACGATGCCAAATTATCACTCTACAGCAGAAACCTTCTTGATGAAAACTACATGACCATCTTCGGATTTGAAGATCAAGGAAGAGTAATAGGCACATCTTATGAGTTTAAGTTTTAA